One genomic segment of Erythrolamprus reginae isolate rEryReg1 chromosome 2, rEryReg1.hap1, whole genome shotgun sequence includes these proteins:
- the LOC139159430 gene encoding interleukin-12 subunit beta-like produces the protein MSFIVCILMFILTLVAHREATQEIRTNGMSLRCCEEVQPLTLSESLTLICNTSESQPDSVYWKNGLISVGTGRNLIIKPKGIPDAGNYTCWSSTTQQLLSSNAVYITKKNEKGEIDEPILKKDPEKKAYFYCEANNYSGNFTCFWKVQSQNPNLKFCVEYEDENKMKSASGKVICDINSGKTSTEYSASCRRQNLCSYTEEYELIVVHLHVYLMDVFVYEKHNRSFFIKDILKPDISTCEVTRNGTLILTHPATWSTPVSYFGLIYQIKIVVGNHEEISEVDPSLWRHHGHIMTMTNKQCRYYGCLIRSRDHYNSHSAWSNWSNCRVNKKS, from the exons ATGTCATTCATTGTATGTATCCTGATGTTTATACTGACTTTGGTTGCTCACAGAGAAGCAACACAAGAAATAAGAACAAATGGTATGTCATTGA GGTGCTGTGAGGAAGTCCAGCCTTTAACACTTTCCGAAAGTTTGACTCTCATCTGCAACACATCTGAAAGTCAGCCTGACTCAGTTTATTGGAAGAACGGCCTGATATCGGTAGGAACTGGCAGGAATTTGATAATAAAACCCAAAGGGATTCCAGATGCTGGCAATTATACCTGTTGGAGTAGCACTACACAACAGCTTCTAAGTTCCAATGCTGTTTACATTACAAAGAAGAATGAAAAAGGAGAAATAGATGAACCAATTCTCAAGAAAG ATCCAGAGAAAAAGGCCTATTTCTACTGTGAAGCAAATAATTATTCGGGGAACTTCACATGCTTTTGGAAAGTGCAGAGTCAAAATCCAAACCTAAAATTTTGTGTTGAATATGaagatgaaaataaaatgaa GTCTGCATCAGGAAAAGTAATTTGTGACATTAATTCTGGGAAAACAAGCACAGAATATTCAGCTTCCTGCAGAAGACAAAATCTTTGTTCATATACTGAGGAGTATGAACTAATTGTAGTGCATCTTCATGTTTATTTGATGGATGTATTTGTCTATGAAAAACATAACAGAAGTTTCTTCATCAAGGACATCC TAAAGCCGGATATTTCTACGTGTGAGGTTACCAGAAATGGCACATTGATTTTAACACATCCTGCAACCTGGAGCACCCCAGTTTCTTATTTTGGACTTATTTACCAGATAAAAATAGTTGTCGGCAATCATGAAgag ATTTCTGAAGTTGATCCTTCATTATGGAGACATCATGGACACATCATGACCATGACTAACAAGCAGTGCCGCTATTATGGCTGCTTAATTCGATCCCGGGATCATTATAACAGCCATTCTGCTTGGAGCAATTGGTCAAATTGCAG GGTCAACAAGAAATCCTAG